The Cytobacillus sp. NJ13 sequence AGGAGCAAAAGACGGTGATACCGTTAAGCTGCTTGATTATGAATTCGAGTTTATTGACTAACCTTCTCGATTGACGGGGTGGAGAAATGAGAAAAGATAGATTCGATAAGAAATTTTATTTGGTTCGCGAAGATGTTTTGCCTGAAGCAATGAAGAAAACATTGGATGCGAAGGAAATGATCGAAAGGGGAAAAGCCGAATCGGTTTGGGATGCTGTCCAAAAGGTCGATTTGAGCAGAAGTGCTTTTTATAAATATAGAGACACTGTGTTTCCTTTCCATACTGTTGTCAAAGAACGGCTGATCACTTTATTCTTTCATTTGGAAGACAGATCGGGGACTTTATCCCATTTATTGGGCGTTGTGGCTTCATCGGGGTGCAATGTCCTAACCATACACCAGACCATTCCACTCCAGGGAAGGGCAAATGTCACTCTTTCCCTGAATGTAACTGAAATGGGCATCGAGATTGAGGAGCTCTTGGCAAGGCTTCGAAAATTAGAGTTTGTAGAAAAAGTAGAGGTGCTGGGGACGGGTGCATAAGAAAATGCGCTCTGTACCCTGCCCTTTTTTAGTTTATTATTTTGTAAATTACATACATATGTTAAAGTAGTAAAGTATAAAGAAAATTTTCAGTGATTTAAGATAAGTCTGACGAAAAAGGAGGTAATTACCGTGAAGATAGGATTTTTGGGCCCCAAAGCCACCTTTACAGATATTGCTGCAAGGAGTTTATTTCCGAATGAGACAGCCGTTGCCTACCCAACGATACCAGCCTGTTTTGATGCATTAAATGAGAATGAAATAGAACTGGCGGTAGTTCCTCTTGAAAACGCATTGGAAGGCTCAGTGAATATTACATTGGATTATTTAATCCATGAAGTCGGTTTTCCTATTATCGGCGAACTGACAGCCCCTATTCGCCAGCATTTTATGGTCCATCCTGATCATGTTAAGGAATGGGATAAAACCGATATAGTTTATAGCCATTCCCATGCTATTGCACAATGCCATAAATTTCTGCATAAAGAGCTGAAAGGAATCCCCTGTGAAAGCACTACTTCAACTGCAGCAGCAGCTCAATATGTAAAAGAAAATCCAGACTTGCGGGCCGGCGCCATCGCTAATGAATTAGCGGCAGAAGTCTATGGACTGGCGATCGTTAAAGAGGATATCCATGATTTTGATTTTAACCATACAAAGTTCATAGTATTGTCCAGTAAAGAACTGTCAATCAATGAAGACCGCAAAGAGTTTGCCGGGCACAAGACGACTGTTATGGTGACGCTGCCGGCTGATAGGTCAGGGGCACTTCATCAAGTGCTTTCGGCATTTGCATGGAGAAAGCTCAATTTGACGAAGATTGAATCAAGGCCGATGAAAACAGGATTGGGAAATTATTTCTTTATCATTGACGTGGATATGAAGCAGGACGATGTCCTTATCCCCGGGGCAGTTGCCGAATTGGAGGCACTGGGCTGCAGCGTTAAGGTTTTGGGAAGCTATCCATATTTTCAGCTTCGCAATAAAAATACAAAAGTTCTTCAGGAATAAAGCAAAAGAAAAGGATCCGGTGTATACATATCCGGATCCCTTTCTAATTTGAAAATAAGAAAGATTAACTCTATTCCAGGTCAATAAGAAATCCTGCTTCCTTTAATAATTTCTCAGCTTCATCGAGTTTCTGTTCTGAGGCTGCAGAAAGAGTATGAAGATGAATGCCATCTGTCAGTTCTGATAAGAAGGAAGCTTTTGTGGCTTTAATTTTATCCATGAATTGCTTGACTTCCTGACGGGTTGATACCATAACCGAGGCAGTTAAGTCACCATAAACAGGATGTTCAATTCTTACATCTTTTACTGTTACCCCATGATCGACAAGCAGATTCAATTCTTCTTCAGTCCTCGCGGGGTCATG is a genomic window containing:
- a CDS encoding transcription repressor NadR is translated as MKEQKKVLGEERRTFLLQLLKESGQPITGGDLAAKTRVSRQVIVGDITLLKARKEPIIATSQGYMYLHQASPASLAERVIACHHDPARTEEELNLLVDHGVTVKDVRIEHPVYGDLTASVMVSTRQEVKQFMDKIKATKASFLSELTDGIHLHTLSAASEQKLDEAEKLLKEAGFLIDLE
- the pheA gene encoding prephenate dehydratase, with amino-acid sequence MKIGFLGPKATFTDIAARSLFPNETAVAYPTIPACFDALNENEIELAVVPLENALEGSVNITLDYLIHEVGFPIIGELTAPIRQHFMVHPDHVKEWDKTDIVYSHSHAIAQCHKFLHKELKGIPCESTTSTAAAAQYVKENPDLRAGAIANELAAEVYGLAIVKEDIHDFDFNHTKFIVLSSKELSINEDRKEFAGHKTTVMVTLPADRSGALHQVLSAFAWRKLNLTKIESRPMKTGLGNYFFIIDVDMKQDDVLIPGAVAELEALGCSVKVLGSYPYFQLRNKNTKVLQE
- a CDS encoding ACT domain-containing protein gives rise to the protein MRKDRFDKKFYLVREDVLPEAMKKTLDAKEMIERGKAESVWDAVQKVDLSRSAFYKYRDTVFPFHTVVKERLITLFFHLEDRSGTLSHLLGVVASSGCNVLTIHQTIPLQGRANVTLSLNVTEMGIEIEELLARLRKLEFVEKVEVLGTGA